Proteins found in one Corynebacterium freneyi genomic segment:
- a CDS encoding O-methyltransferase, which translates to MSAHINATSVADEALAGARDDAAEFGLSIPDAVAGDTLTALAALASARRPDGPAAVAATPAVGVVGLHLFAGMPDNAVLTCIDPETEHQKLARDAFRRAGIGPSRHRFLPSRPLDVLGRLAPGAYDLIYADVSPAEIPMFRERAWPLLSDGGVLIFAGVLLDGTIADESRRDRDTNAAREAEKHLLEREDALVARLPIGSGAIALIKR; encoded by the coding sequence ATGAGCGCCCACATCAACGCCACCTCCGTGGCCGATGAGGCACTGGCCGGCGCGCGCGACGACGCCGCCGAATTCGGCCTGTCGATCCCCGACGCCGTCGCCGGCGACACGCTCACCGCGCTCGCCGCCCTGGCGTCCGCCCGCCGCCCCGACGGACCCGCCGCCGTCGCCGCGACCCCCGCGGTCGGCGTCGTCGGCCTGCACCTCTTCGCGGGCATGCCGGACAACGCCGTGCTGACGTGCATCGACCCCGAGACCGAGCACCAGAAGCTCGCCCGCGACGCCTTCCGCCGCGCCGGCATCGGCCCGTCGCGCCACCGCTTCCTGCCGTCGCGCCCGCTGGACGTGCTCGGCCGCCTGGCGCCCGGCGCCTACGACCTCATCTACGCCGACGTCTCCCCCGCCGAGATCCCGATGTTCCGCGAACGCGCATGGCCGTTGCTTTCCGACGGCGGCGTGCTGATCTTCGCCGGCGTCCTCCTCGACGGCACCATCGCCGACGAATCCCGCCGCGACCGCGACACCAACGCCGCCCGCGAGGCCGAAAAACACCTCCTCGAACGCGAGGACGCGCTGGTGGCCCGCCTGCCCATTGGCTCGGGCGCGATTGCGCTGATCAAGAGGTAG
- a CDS encoding type 1 glutamine amidotransferase domain-containing protein, which translates to MTDMSNQDQIDHGQADQGQAGNGRPLDGRRVAVLAGQGVEQIELTDPMRAIRAAGGEPVIVSYSEGSFVAMKGDWEHADTFVVDVDVNEADVDVFDSLVLPGGTLNADAARIDEGVLRFVKAFHEAGRPIAAICHAPWLFIDAGLASGTKLTSYVSCKADLVNAGADWVDEPLVVDGNIITSRNPGDLEPFCAAIVEATASAR; encoded by the coding sequence ATGACGGACATGTCCAACCAGGACCAGATCGATCACGGCCAGGCGGACCAGGGCCAGGCCGGCAATGGTCGGCCGCTCGATGGGCGTCGCGTGGCGGTGCTCGCGGGTCAGGGCGTGGAGCAGATCGAGCTGACCGATCCGATGCGTGCGATCCGCGCCGCCGGTGGTGAGCCCGTGATCGTGTCCTACTCCGAGGGGTCTTTCGTCGCGATGAAGGGCGACTGGGAGCACGCCGATACCTTCGTGGTCGACGTCGACGTCAACGAGGCCGACGTCGATGTCTTCGATTCGCTGGTGTTGCCGGGTGGCACCCTCAACGCGGATGCGGCGCGGATCGACGAGGGGGTGCTGCGCTTCGTCAAGGCGTTCCATGAGGCGGGTCGGCCGATCGCGGCGATCTGCCATGCGCCGTGGTTGTTCATTGACGCGGGCCTGGCATCGGGTACGAAGCTGACGTCGTATGTCTCGTGCAAGGCGGATCTGGTCAACGCCGGTGCGGACTGGGTGGATGAGCCGCTCGTCGTCGACGGTAACATCATCACGTCCCGCAATCCGGGCGATCTCGAGCCGTTCTGTGCGGCGATCGTCGAGGCGACCGCTTCGGCCCGCTGA
- the glgC gene encoding glucose-1-phosphate adenylyltransferase, with translation MRSQPNVLSIVLAGGEGKRLFPLTADRAKPAVPFGGSYRLIDFVLSNLVNAGYVKICVLTQYKSHSLDRHISQAWQLSGITGQYVTPVPAQQRLGKRWFTGSADAILQSLNLVYDESPEYVIVFGADHVYRMDPEQMVQAHIESGAGVTVAGIRVPRSEAHAFGCIDADDNNRITSFLEKPADPPGTPDDPESTFASMGNYVFTTDALIEAIKRDSENEDSNHDMGGDIIPMLVAEGEAYVYDFKDNYVAGETERDKGYWRDVGTIDAFYEANMDLISVHPVFNLYNKKWPIHTFADENLPPAKFTQGGIAQASMVGAGCIVSGGTVRNSVLSTGVVVEDGATVEGSVLFPGVRIGRGAVVRHAILDKNVVVGDGEIIGVDAERDAQRFKISPGGVVTVGKGEVV, from the coding sequence GTGAGGAGTCAACCGAATGTTCTGTCCATCGTTCTCGCCGGCGGCGAGGGCAAGCGCCTGTTTCCGCTGACTGCGGACCGCGCCAAGCCCGCAGTTCCGTTCGGCGGGAGCTACCGCCTCATCGACTTCGTGCTGTCGAACCTGGTCAACGCGGGTTACGTCAAGATCTGCGTGCTGACCCAGTACAAGTCCCACTCGCTTGACCGCCATATTTCCCAGGCGTGGCAGCTGTCCGGCATCACGGGCCAGTACGTCACCCCGGTTCCGGCGCAGCAGCGACTGGGCAAGCGCTGGTTCACCGGGTCGGCCGACGCGATTCTGCAGTCCCTGAACCTCGTGTACGACGAGTCGCCGGAGTACGTCATCGTCTTCGGTGCCGACCACGTGTACCGCATGGACCCGGAGCAGATGGTCCAGGCGCACATCGAGTCGGGTGCCGGCGTCACGGTGGCGGGCATCCGCGTTCCGCGCTCGGAGGCGCATGCCTTCGGTTGCATCGATGCGGATGACAACAATCGGATCACCAGCTTCCTGGAGAAGCCGGCCGACCCGCCGGGCACCCCGGATGACCCGGAGTCGACGTTCGCGTCGATGGGCAATTACGTGTTCACCACCGATGCCCTGATCGAGGCGATCAAGCGGGACTCGGAGAACGAGGATTCGAACCACGACATGGGCGGCGACATCATTCCGATGCTGGTCGCCGAGGGCGAGGCCTACGTTTACGACTTCAAGGACAACTACGTCGCGGGCGAGACCGAGCGCGACAAGGGTTACTGGCGTGACGTGGGCACCATCGACGCCTTCTACGAGGCGAACATGGACCTGATTTCGGTGCACCCGGTGTTCAACCTCTACAACAAGAAGTGGCCGATCCACACGTTCGCCGATGAGAATCTGCCGCCGGCGAAGTTCACGCAGGGCGGCATCGCCCAGGCGTCGATGGTCGGCGCGGGGTGCATCGTGTCGGGTGGCACGGTGCGCAATTCGGTGCTGAGCACGGGCGTGGTCGTCGAGGACGGCGCCACGGTGGAGGGTTCGGTGCTGTTCCCGGGTGTGCGCATCGGCCGTGGTGCCGTGGTGCGTCATGCGATTCTGGACAAGAACGTGGTCGTGGGCGACGGCGAGATCATCGGCGTCGATGCAGAGCGCGATGCCCAGCGGTTCAAGATCAGCCCCGGTGGCGTGGTGACCGTGGGCAAGGGCGAGGTCGTCTAG